Proteins encoded together in one Bacteroides ovatus window:
- a CDS encoding S1 RNA-binding domain-containing protein: protein MSIELGKFNQLEVVKEVDFGVYLDGGEEGEILLPTRYVPEDCKIGDFLNVFLYLDMDERLIATTLTPLVQVGQFACLEVSWVNQYGAFLNWGLMKDLFVPFSEQKMKMQVGRKYVVHAHLDEESYRIVASAKVERYLSKEKPEYTPEAEVNILIWQKTDLGFKAIIDNKYSGLLYENEIFCPLETGMEMKAFVKQVREDGKVDLILQKPGFEKIDDFSKTLLDYIKAHGGRINLNDKSPAEDIYDTFGVSKKTFKKGVGDLYKKRLITLHEDGIALADS from the coding sequence ATGAGCATCGAATTAGGAAAGTTCAATCAGCTTGAAGTCGTGAAAGAAGTAGATTTCGGCGTATATCTCGATGGTGGGGAAGAAGGTGAGATTTTGTTGCCTACCCGCTATGTGCCCGAAGACTGTAAGATAGGAGATTTTTTGAACGTGTTTCTTTATCTGGATATGGATGAAAGACTGATTGCTACGACGCTGACTCCGTTGGTGCAGGTAGGTCAGTTCGCCTGTCTGGAAGTCTCCTGGGTGAATCAATACGGAGCTTTCCTGAACTGGGGATTGATGAAAGACCTGTTCGTTCCGTTCAGTGAGCAGAAGATGAAAATGCAGGTTGGGCGGAAATATGTGGTCCATGCGCATTTGGATGAAGAGAGTTATCGTATTGTGGCTTCAGCAAAGGTGGAACGTTATCTGTCGAAAGAAAAGCCGGAATATACTCCGGAAGCAGAAGTGAATATCCTTATCTGGCAGAAGACGGATTTGGGCTTTAAAGCGATTATAGATAATAAGTATAGCGGTTTGCTGTATGAAAATGAAATATTCTGTCCGTTGGAAACAGGAATGGAGATGAAAGCTTTTGTGAAACAGGTGCGTGAAGATGGTAAGGTAGACCTGATTCTTCAGAAACCCGGTTTTGAAAAGATTGACGATTTTTCGAAAACGCTGCTCGACTATATCAAAGCGCATGGAGGACGGATCAACTTGAATGATAAAAGTCCTGCGGAAGATATTTATGACACGTTTGGTGTTAGCAAGAAAACCTTTAAGAAAGGAGTGGGCGACTTGTATAAGAAACGTCTGATTACCTTGCATGAGGATGGCATTGCTTTGGCGGATTCCTAA
- a CDS encoding DUF4476 domain-containing protein, whose product MKKIHIMLCLALGILVSGCFTSYVSTKQMMGIYQGMTQSQVESVLGKPDFRRFDGDMEEWEFHRDNGTPVLTSEPVTIIVQFVNREVVSMDTFKGYGRPAPMHSVVVPPAVNTTVEVFPNHEQVEEARLMTDPEFDEFINKLKITVMNEDQKKLVDRMLRTYDVTSNQCVKIVKEISYTPDQVEMMKKLYPYVRDKRNFNKVIDILFSNAYKDEMRKFIEEYHQNNK is encoded by the coding sequence ATGAAAAAGATACATATTATGCTGTGTTTGGCGTTGGGAATATTGGTCAGTGGCTGTTTTACCAGCTATGTATCTACCAAACAGATGATGGGTATATATCAGGGAATGACTCAATCTCAGGTAGAGTCCGTTTTAGGAAAACCTGATTTCCGGCGTTTTGACGGTGATATGGAAGAATGGGAATTCCATCGTGATAACGGTACGCCTGTACTTACTTCGGAACCTGTGACGATAATCGTTCAGTTTGTAAATAGAGAGGTGGTTAGTATGGATACGTTCAAAGGTTATGGCAGACCTGCACCAATGCATTCCGTTGTAGTACCGCCTGCTGTGAACACTACCGTTGAAGTCTTTCCTAATCATGAACAGGTGGAAGAAGCTCGTTTGATGACTGATCCGGAGTTTGATGAATTTATCAATAAGCTTAAAATAACGGTTATGAATGAAGACCAGAAGAAGCTTGTCGATCGGATGTTGAGAACGTATGATGTCACTTCAAATCAATGTGTGAAAATAGTGAAGGAGATTTCGTATACTCCTGACCAGGTGGAGATGATGAAGAAGCTGTATCCTTATGTAAGGGATAAAAGAAATTTTAATAAGGTGATCGATATTTTATTTTCTAATGCATATAAAGATGAGATGCGTAAGTTTATTGAGGAATATCATCAGAATAATAAATGA
- a CDS encoding FecR family protein, which produces MEGKKANIHQVIRKVILHVRKQERNVSTTELDESWRLIEKQIHATKKKKLHQRLLYAATYSSVAAILLCMFWLGKQFISYYHADDSALVDFALKMQAAPLQEDILLLIPGEKNIEVSDTDANIIYSQNGLVVVNSDTVNQIQPQKKKPEFNQLITPKGKRTQLTLPDGTHLWVNSGTRVIYPTHFERDQREIYVEGEVFLDVRRNEKAPFIVRTKDFQVQVLGTSFNISAYSSEKTSSVVLVEGSVNIKSHNQQQVKLAPGQLVNIHSDQLDTPQNVDVEPYICWIKNILMYTDDSLDKVFRKLNLYYGKEFVLDTEVERMQVSGKLDLKDKLEDVLHTISYSAPIEYKEVGDKIYVRKK; this is translated from the coding sequence ATGGAAGGCAAGAAAGCAAATATACATCAGGTGATACGCAAAGTAATTCTACATGTTCGGAAACAGGAGAGAAATGTCTCAACGACCGAACTGGATGAATCATGGAGACTTATCGAAAAACAAATCCATGCAACCAAAAAGAAAAAGTTGCATCAACGATTACTTTATGCGGCAACTTATTCATCAGTTGCCGCAATCCTGCTATGTATGTTTTGGCTGGGTAAACAGTTCATCTCTTATTACCATGCAGATGACAGCGCATTAGTCGATTTCGCATTGAAAATGCAGGCAGCCCCATTACAAGAAGATATTCTATTGTTGATACCGGGAGAAAAGAATATAGAAGTGAGTGATACCGATGCAAATATCATTTATTCGCAGAATGGTTTAGTGGTGGTCAACTCTGATACAGTCAATCAGATTCAGCCACAAAAGAAGAAGCCCGAATTCAACCAGCTGATAACCCCTAAAGGGAAAAGAACTCAATTGACTTTACCAGACGGAACTCATCTATGGGTGAATTCAGGAACACGGGTGATTTATCCAACTCATTTTGAAAGAGACCAGCGTGAAATTTATGTTGAAGGAGAAGTGTTCCTCGATGTACGCCGCAATGAAAAAGCCCCCTTCATAGTAAGAACTAAAGATTTTCAAGTACAGGTATTAGGTACTTCATTCAATATATCGGCATATTCATCGGAGAAAACGTCTTCCGTGGTGTTGGTGGAAGGAAGTGTGAATATAAAAAGCCACAATCAGCAACAGGTCAAACTCGCTCCGGGACAGCTGGTTAACATTCATAGCGACCAACTGGACACTCCTCAAAATGTAGATGTTGAGCCTTATATCTGTTGGATAAAGAATATCCTAATGTACACAGACGATTCTTTGGATAAGGTCTTTAGAAAATTAAATCTATACTATGGCAAAGAATTCGTATTGGATACGGAGGTGGAGAGAATGCAGGTTTCCGGAAAGCTGGATTTAAAAGATAAACTTGAAGACGTCTTACATACTATATCTTATTCTGCACCCATAGAATATAAAGAAGTGGGTGATAAAATATATGTGAGGAAGAAATAA
- a CDS encoding DUF4476 domain-containing protein, translating into MRKIIISFCILFAALSLQAQSVNGIRIDGGNTPILVYLGGNQICLPTTTCFIANLNPGHYTVEVFATRFTRAGERVWKGEKLYKDLVYFDGRGVTEIWVDGRDNMRPERPGRPEQGEHRPGYGYNRVMNDQLFQTFYKEMKNEPFKDDRMKLLNAALAGSDFTSAQCLQLTKLYTFDDDRMEIMKIMYPRIVDKEAFFTVINTLTFSSSKEKMKDFIIGYGKR; encoded by the coding sequence ATGCGTAAGATTATAATAAGTTTCTGTATCCTGTTCGCTGCCCTCTCCTTACAAGCGCAGTCTGTTAACGGAATCCGTATCGATGGCGGGAATACTCCGATTCTTGTTTACCTGGGAGGGAACCAGATATGTTTACCTACTACTACCTGCTTTATAGCCAATTTAAATCCCGGACATTATACTGTTGAAGTGTTTGCCACCCGCTTTACCCGTGCGGGAGAGCGAGTATGGAAAGGAGAAAAATTATATAAAGATCTCGTTTATTTTGATGGGAGAGGAGTGACAGAAATATGGGTAGACGGACGTGATAACATGCGCCCGGAAAGACCCGGCCGTCCCGAACAGGGAGAACATCGTCCGGGATATGGTTACAACAGGGTGATGAACGATCAGCTCTTCCAAACGTTTTATAAAGAGATGAAGAATGAGCCTTTTAAAGATGACCGTATGAAGTTGCTCAATGCTGCATTGGCTGGTTCTGATTTCACATCTGCCCAATGTCTCCAACTGACCAAACTATATACATTCGATGATGACCGGATGGAGATTATGAAGATCATGTATCCCCGGATTGTAGATAAGGAAGCTTTCTTTACGGTGATTAATACCCTGACATTTAGCTCCAGCAAGGAAAAGATGAAGGATTTTATCATAGGGTACGGTAAACGTTGA
- a CDS encoding porin family protein, whose product MKKVLLLFALVAISVVSINAQDNLKWGVMAGMNVSKYTITGFDSRIGFHAGVKAEVGLSQDANGSGAYMDFAALLTLKGAKIDGGSVASLTFNPYYLEVPVRVGYKYAVNDDFALFGSVGPYVAVGLFGKMKAKVDGDIADIAGLDGNSASEDIFGDDGLKRFDFGLGLKAGVEFSKKYQVAISYDFGLVEVAKDLGMKNRNLMISLGYMF is encoded by the coding sequence ATGAAAAAGGTCTTGTTATTGTTCGCTTTAGTAGCGATAAGCGTAGTGAGTATCAATGCTCAAGACAACCTGAAATGGGGTGTGATGGCAGGTATGAATGTTAGCAAATACACCATTACAGGGTTTGACAGCAGGATAGGTTTTCACGCAGGAGTTAAAGCAGAGGTCGGATTGTCGCAGGATGCGAATGGCAGTGGCGCATATATGGATTTCGCTGCATTGCTGACATTGAAAGGCGCTAAGATTGACGGAGGATCAGTGGCGAGTCTGACATTCAATCCGTATTATTTGGAAGTACCGGTGCGTGTTGGGTATAAATATGCAGTCAATGATGACTTTGCGCTATTTGGAAGTGTAGGACCTTATGTTGCTGTTGGTTTGTTTGGAAAGATGAAAGCGAAGGTGGATGGTGATATTGCGGATATAGCGGGCTTGGACGGTAATTCAGCCTCCGAAGATATATTTGGAGATGATGGTCTGAAACGGTTCGACTTTGGTCTTGGGTTGAAAGCAGGCGTTGAGTTCAGCAAGAAATATCAGGTGGCCATTAGTTATGATTTTGGACTCGTTGAAGTGGCAAAAGATCTCGGAATGAAGAACAGAAACCTGATGATCTCGTTGGGATATATGTTCTGA
- a CDS encoding RNA polymerase sigma factor produces MKDITLWNIMLKGDTKPLEVLYKRHYELLLNFGLKYVSDEEFVKDCIQDLFVKLCSSTRLSPTDYVRSYLLTSLKNLIFDKLSSLKSTEDINALPFDLTIEDTSLEVLFKDNDEDIQMIKNLQEAYKQLSENQRMAIYLRYIKGLSYREVAAVLEINPQSAMNLVSRTLTSLRSKMTLKEYLFFLPFFLS; encoded by the coding sequence ATGAAAGACATCACCTTATGGAACATCATGTTGAAAGGTGACACAAAGCCATTAGAGGTATTGTATAAGAGACATTACGAGCTTCTATTGAATTTTGGACTCAAATATGTTTCAGATGAAGAATTTGTTAAAGATTGCATTCAGGATCTTTTCGTGAAACTTTGCAGCAGCACCCGTTTGTCTCCCACCGATTATGTGCGTTCCTATCTGCTGACTTCTTTGAAAAACCTTATATTCGATAAACTTTCATCTTTAAAATCCACCGAAGATATCAATGCGCTTCCCTTCGACTTAACGATAGAAGACACCTCACTGGAAGTCTTATTTAAGGATAATGATGAGGATATACAAATGATTAAAAATCTGCAAGAGGCTTATAAACAACTGTCCGAGAATCAACGGATGGCGATTTATCTTCGTTACATTAAAGGCTTATCCTATAGAGAAGTTGCAGCTGTCCTGGAGATTAATCCTCAATCTGCCATGAATTTAGTATCCCGCACACTGACGAGCCTTCGCTCTAAAATGACCTTGAAAGAATATCTCTTTTTCCTTCCTTTTTTTCTTTCTTAA
- a CDS encoding heavy metal translocating P-type ATPase → MGHCSCGAHSCAAEKKVDAKVSVFHEYGKVIFSLLLLTSGIIMNALDLAFFREGSVALIWYIVAYLPVGIPVMKEAWESIREKDYFSEFTLMIIATLGAFYIGEYPEGVAVMLFYTVGELFQDKAVDKAKRNIGALLDVRPEKALVLREGNLVIESPKKIKVGEIIEIKAGERVPLDGTMQNEVAAFNTAALTGESVPRNIRKGEEVLAGMIVTDKVIRLEVTRPFDKSALARILELVQNASERKAPAELFIRKFARIYTPIVIALAVLIVLCPFVYSLINPPFVFAFNDWLYRALVFLVISCPCALVVSIPLGYFGGIGAASRLGILFKGGNYLDAITKINTVVFDKTGTLTKGTFEVQACKSAGEVSEEELVKLVASVESDSTHPIAKAVVNYAKEQNIECVAVTGTKEFAGYGLEATIDGAMVLVGNCRLLSKFDISYPKELLEITDTIVVCAVGNRYAGYLLLADALKEDAKVAIDNLKALNIENIQILSGDKQSIVTNFAEKLGISKAYGDLLPEGKVNHLEELRQDEANRIAFVGDGMNDAPVLALSHVGIAMGGLGSDAAIETADVVIQTDQPSKVAEAIKVGKLTRRIIWQNVSLAFGVKLLVLILGAGGIATLWEAVFADVGVALLAIMNAVRIQKMIK, encoded by the coding sequence ATGGGACATTGTAGTTGTGGCGCTCATTCATGCGCAGCAGAAAAAAAGGTTGATGCAAAGGTTTCGGTATTCCATGAATATGGGAAAGTGATATTCTCTCTCCTGCTTCTGACAAGTGGAATAATTATGAATGCTCTCGATTTAGCATTCTTCCGTGAAGGATCTGTTGCCTTGATATGGTATATCGTGGCCTATCTTCCGGTAGGAATTCCAGTGATGAAAGAAGCCTGGGAAAGTATCAGGGAAAAAGACTATTTCAGTGAGTTCACTCTAATGATTATAGCTACTTTGGGAGCTTTCTATATTGGTGAATATCCGGAAGGAGTAGCCGTGATGTTATTCTATACAGTAGGAGAACTGTTTCAGGATAAAGCGGTAGATAAAGCCAAACGTAATATTGGAGCCTTATTGGATGTAAGACCCGAGAAAGCATTAGTGCTCCGGGAAGGCAATCTTGTTATTGAAAGCCCTAAAAAGATAAAAGTCGGTGAAATCATAGAAATAAAGGCAGGCGAACGGGTGCCATTGGATGGAACTATGCAGAATGAAGTGGCTGCCTTCAATACAGCCGCATTAACAGGTGAAAGCGTTCCTCGTAATATTCGGAAAGGTGAAGAAGTACTTGCCGGAATGATTGTAACCGATAAGGTTATCCGGCTCGAGGTAACGAGACCTTTTGATAAGAGTGCACTTGCCCGAATATTGGAACTTGTTCAGAATGCTTCCGAACGTAAGGCTCCGGCTGAATTGTTTATTCGTAAGTTTGCGCGCATTTATACACCTATTGTTATAGCGCTTGCAGTGTTAATTGTTTTGTGTCCATTTGTTTATTCACTTATTAATCCTCCATTTGTATTTGCATTTAATGATTGGCTATACAGAGCTTTGGTCTTTCTGGTGATTTCGTGTCCCTGTGCGTTGGTGGTTAGTATTCCGTTGGGCTACTTTGGGGGAATTGGAGCGGCATCCCGGTTGGGAATTTTATTCAAGGGTGGTAATTATCTGGATGCTATCACTAAGATCAATACAGTGGTATTCGATAAAACTGGAACCCTGACAAAAGGAACCTTTGAAGTACAGGCCTGTAAAAGTGCAGGCGAGGTTTCGGAAGAAGAATTAGTGAAACTGGTTGCTTCGGTAGAAAGTGATAGTACTCATCCGATTGCCAAGGCTGTTGTGAATTATGCGAAAGAACAAAACATTGAATGTGTAGCTGTTACCGGTACAAAAGAATTTGCCGGCTATGGTTTGGAAGCAACGATAGACGGGGCTATGGTTCTGGTCGGTAATTGCCGGTTACTGTCTAAGTTTGATATATCCTATCCAAAAGAACTGCTGGAAATAACGGATACCATCGTGGTCTGTGCTGTTGGAAACCGTTATGCAGGTTATCTGCTGCTGGCTGATGCCCTGAAAGAGGACGCAAAGGTAGCTATTGACAATTTAAAAGCTTTAAATATTGAAAACATCCAGATACTATCCGGTGATAAACAGAGTATTGTTACTAACTTTGCAGAAAAGCTCGGTATATCGAAAGCTTATGGTGACCTGTTGCCGGAAGGAAAAGTGAATCATCTGGAAGAGCTGCGGCAGGATGAGGCAAACCGGATCGCATTTGTCGGTGATGGAATGAACGATGCACCGGTGCTCGCTCTAAGTCATGTTGGCATTGCTATGGGAGGACTGGGTAGTGATGCGGCTATTGAAACAGCCGATGTCGTGATACAGACAGACCAGCCGTCGAAGGTAGCCGAAGCTATCAAAGTAGGAAAACTGACACGAAGAATTATTTGGCAGAATGTATCACTGGCATTTGGAGTGAAATTACTTGTATTGATTTTGGGAGCCGGTGGAATTGCTACTCTTTGGGAAGCTGTCTTTGCAGATGTGGGTGTTGCGCTACTTGCCATTATGAATGCTGTCAGAATACAGAAAATGATAAAATAG
- a CDS encoding malate dehydrogenase yields MEFLTNEKLTIVGAAGMIGSNMAQTAMMMRLTPNICLYDPFAPALEGVAEELYHCGFEGVNLTFTSDIKEALTGASYIVSSGGAARKAGMTREDLLKGNAEIAAQFGKDVHQYCPNVKHIVVIFNPADITGLITLLYSGLKPSQVSTLAALDSTRLQNELVKFFHIPASDIQNCRTYGGHGEQMAVFASTTKIKGEPLTDFIGTTRLPLADWEALKVRVIQGGKHIIDLRGRSSFQSPAYLSIEMIAAAMGGQPFRWPAGTYVSNSKFDHIMMAMETSITKDGVTYKEVAGTPAEQEELEKSYEHLCKLRDEVIEMGIIPAIKDWHALNPNID; encoded by the coding sequence ATGGAATTTCTAACCAACGAGAAACTTACGATTGTAGGAGCTGCCGGAATGATCGGCTCCAATATGGCACAAACAGCCATGATGATGAGACTCACTCCGAATATTTGCCTGTATGATCCATTTGCCCCGGCTCTGGAAGGAGTAGCTGAAGAATTGTATCACTGCGGTTTTGAAGGTGTCAACCTTACATTTACTTCCGATATCAAAGAAGCGCTGACAGGAGCTTCTTACATTGTCTCTTCCGGTGGAGCTGCCCGTAAAGCAGGTATGACCCGCGAAGATTTGCTGAAGGGAAATGCAGAAATTGCCGCTCAATTCGGTAAAGATGTTCATCAATATTGCCCGAACGTAAAACATATCGTTGTGATCTTTAATCCTGCAGACATCACCGGATTGATTACTTTGTTGTATTCAGGTTTGAAACCCTCTCAAGTTTCTACACTGGCTGCCTTGGACAGCACCCGTCTGCAAAACGAACTGGTGAAATTCTTCCATATCCCGGCTTCCGACATTCAGAATTGCCGTACGTATGGTGGTCATGGCGAACAAATGGCTGTATTCGCATCTACAACCAAAATAAAAGGAGAGCCTTTGACCGATTTCATCGGCACTACCCGTCTTCCATTGGCAGATTGGGAAGCACTGAAAGTACGTGTCATCCAGGGTGGTAAGCATATTATCGACCTGCGCGGTCGTTCTTCTTTCCAAAGCCCGGCTTATCTTTCTATCGAAATGATTGCCGCTGCTATGGGTGGACAACCTTTCCGCTGGCCTGCCGGAACGTATGTTTCTAACAGTAAGTTCGACCATATCATGATGGCGATGGAAACTTCAATAACTAAAGACGGCGTCACTTATAAAGAAGTAGCCGGAACTCCTGCCGAACAGGAAGAATTGGAAAAAAGCTACGAGCATTTATGCAAACTTCGTGATGAAGTGATTGAAATGGGGATCATCCCAGCTATTAAAGACTGGCACGCATTGAATCCCAATATTGACTAA
- a CDS encoding Fur family transcriptional regulator: MEEDIYLDKLDRRGIKPTAIRLLVIKAMMQAERAVSLLDLETLLDTVDKSTISRTIALFLSHHLIHSIDDGSGSLKYAVCDNSCNCVVQDLHSHFYCEKCHRTFCLEGTHIPVIDLPKGFTLHSINYVLKGVCSECTSQK; encoded by the coding sequence ATGGAAGAAGATATTTATTTGGATAAGTTGGATAGAAGAGGTATCAAGCCAACTGCCATAAGGCTTCTGGTGATAAAAGCGATGATGCAGGCAGAGCGTGCGGTGTCATTGCTCGATTTGGAAACACTGCTCGATACAGTCGATAAATCGACTATATCCCGTACCATCGCTCTCTTCTTGTCTCATCACCTCATACATAGCATAGACGATGGGAGCGGCTCGTTGAAGTATGCCGTTTGCGACAACTCCTGCAATTGTGTGGTACAGGATTTACATTCGCATTTTTATTGTGAGAAATGTCATCGTACATTCTGCCTGGAAGGTACACATATCCCGGTGATTGATTTGCCTAAAGGATTTACTTTGCATAGTATAAACTATGTACTAAAAGGAGTTTGTTCCGAATGTACTTCTCAAAAATGA